A single genomic interval of Pectinophora gossypiella chromosome 22, ilPecGoss1.1, whole genome shotgun sequence harbors:
- the LOC126377204 gene encoding uncharacterized protein LOC126377204 → MKSILLLLACIAVAAAKPAGSEEGDVVSSVLGVVKSCAEEDVSLCLKERALKYVENLNTAREVSLTDGISLIGNGSPRSARSFEPLAEEPKVRENQVEGRLLDAAADFLENHVIQLRVPKSTVEDVKRSLEEGRGKKKKLKQLIPIFALLQLKIQSLIPLFLGIIAFAAVKGLMLAKAALLASALVLLKKLLSKHEHHESYEVVAHPHHEEHYSHGGHGGWGRSSQDAQNLAYNAYSN, encoded by the exons ATGAAGTCAatccttcttcttcttgcttGTATTGCAGTCGCCGCGGCGAAGCCCGCCGGTAGTGAAGAGGGTGACGTGGTCAGTTCCGTCCTCGGGGTTGTCAAGAGTTGTGCTGAAGAAGACGTCTCCTTGTGCCTTAAG GAACGCGCCTTGAAATACGTCGAAAACCTGAACACAGCTCGGGAAGTCAGTCTCACTGACGGAATCAGTTTGATTGGCAATGGCAGTCCTCGATCAGCCAGGTCCTTCGAGCCTCTTGCTGAAGAACCTAAAGTCAGAGAGAACCAGGTCGAAGGAAGACTTCTGGATGCCGCTGCTGATTTCTTAGAAAACCATGTGATCCAACTTCGGGTGCCTAAAAGCACTGTTGAAGATGTCAAGCGATCTCTTGAAGAAG GTCGTGgcaagaagaagaagctgaAGCAGCTGATCCCCATCTTCGCTCTTCTCCAGCTGAAGATTCAGTCTTTGATCCCTCTGTTCTTGGGTATCATCGCCTTTGCTGCCGTCAAGGGCTTGATGTTGGCTAAGGCCGCGCTCCTTGCGTCTGCGCTGGTGCTGCTGAAGAAGCTTCTGTCCAAACATGAGCATCATGAGAGCTACGAGGTGGTAGCTCACCCCCACCATGAAGAGCACTACAGCCACGGCGGTCACGGCGGCTGGGGCAGATCATCTCAAGACGCCCAGAACCTCGCCTACAACGCATACTCCAACTAA